A section of the Macadamia integrifolia cultivar HAES 741 chromosome 9, SCU_Mint_v3, whole genome shotgun sequence genome encodes:
- the LOC122089114 gene encoding cytochrome c-type biogenesis protein CcmE homolog, mitochondrial-like, giving the protein MASRFCLRFRSRLQSTLSQFSAHRASPFIAVPESLLSITSPSNLSVIPVEFSFSSAGIRYLSTLNRQPVRKRTVDIGARARQLQNRRLWTYALTFSCIAGFIVIVLNNFQDQLVFYVTPTDAMEKYSTNPSKNKFRLGGLVLEGSVTQPASSPDMEFVVTDLITDILVRYQGSLPDLFREGHSVVVEGFVRPFSGEPKEKLASSARRVSAKALSGDCYFAATEVLAKHDEKYMPQEVAAAIEKNKAKIEAEAVAESGQGRARVA; this is encoded by the coding sequence ATGGCTTCCAGGTTTTGCTTACGATTCAGATCTCGTCTTCAAAGCACTCTTTCGCAATTCTCCGCCCATCGCGCCTCCCCCTTCATCGCCGTTCCTGAATCTCTACTGTCAATTACTTCTCCATCTAATCTTTCTGTCATTCCCGTCGAATTTTCCTTCTCAAGTGCTGGAATTCGGTATCTATCGACCCTCAATCGGCAACCAGTTCGCAAACGAACCGTTGACATCGGTGCCAGAGCTCGTCAGCTTCAGAACCGCCGCCTCTGGACTTACGCACTCACCTTCAGTTGCATAGCCGGGTTTATTGTAATCGTCTTGAACAATTTCCAGGACCAATTGGTGTTCTATGTCACACCTACTGATGCCATGGAGAAGTACTCTACAAACCcttcgaagaacaagttcaggTTAGGTGGGTTGGTTCTGGAAGGGAGCGTGACCCAGCCGGCTTCGTCTCCTGATATGGAGTTTGTGGTCACAGACTTGATCACTGATATCTTGGTACGTTACCAGGGTTCACTCCCTGATTTGTTTAGGGAAGGGCACTCTGTGGTTGTTGAGGGATTCGTTCGTCCATTCTCGGGGGAGCCTAAGGAGAAGCTGGCATCGTCAGCGAGGCGTGTGTCTGCTAAGGCCTTGAGTGGAGATTGTTATTTCGCGGCAACTGAGGTTCTCGCGAAGCACGACGAGAAGTATATGCCACAGGAGGTTGCCGCGGCGATAGAGAAAAATAAAGCCAAAATTGAGGCCGAGGCCGTGGCCGAGTCTGGGCAAGGAAGAGCCAGAGTAGCTTGA
- the LOC122089481 gene encoding actin cytoskeleton-regulatory complex protein PAN1-like, with protein MYFSPTDFQKPFTVDKSMNESSPSIVQRIAREQQKKTPPTNEPASKVEVNVEEIPTTVIYVNNQEDGPKDLEIEIVEVKNTMVKGVHVDDHMDTVEVVEAEHVDYLTVQVTRAEAKAAAAARQAKIKEAKARDAPQQPKSKRKEKAGPSSETPRKRPRVEGSTAEAVQALAAPRDGLAQGPPSATASRGPKVPSSRAEVGFIPEWSVKEDDSLTVGRVARELVTKGSLPRDATEAQKQGTAALLTSACIFMAGAQNQMGQLVLRAEAMSRELEASEREKVSLDNERSILLEKVEHLECELALERRECERKLSELKSQMRARLLEAEVRGVEKYRVSEAFKEEITNAIAPGYTMGATEVRDWVLGHYPGVSFADSGLVFEDDDVEAVPSATEVADADGGGGSEEGEIQLQREVPPTPGRGGSDQEALPAEDEAVNPTDAP; from the exons ATGTACTTCTCTCCAACAGATTTCCAAAAGCCATTCACAGTTGACAAGAGCATGAATGAATCATCGCCCTCTATTGTGCAACGCATTGCAAGGGAGCAACAAAAGAAGACACCTCCAACCAATGAAccagcatcaaaagtggagGTTAATGTTGAAGAAATTCCAACAACTGTGATATATGTGAACAACCAAGAGGACGGTCCTAAGGatcttgagattgaaattgtggaggtcaagaacacaATGGTTAAAGGCGTACATGTGGATGATCACATGGATACAGTTGAGGTTGTTGAagctgagcatgtgga TTATTTGACTG tgcaagttaccagagccgaggcCAAGGCCGCCGCCGCCGCAAGACAGGCAAAAATAAAGGAAGCCAAGGCCCGTGACGCCCCCCAGCAGCCGAAgtccaaaaggaaagaaaaggcgGGCCCGTCCTCTGAGACCCCGAGAAAGAGGCCCAGGGTGGAGGGGTCgactgccgaggctgtccaAGCCCTCGCTGCTCCCAGAGACGGTCTGGCTCAAGGTCCTCCGTCCGCCACTGCCTCCCGAGGCCCGAAGGTCCCGTCGTcgagggccgaggtggggttCATCCCAGAGTGGTCGGTTAAAGAAGACGACTCTCTGACCGTCGGACGGGTTGCCAGAGAGTTGGTGACGAAGGGAAGTCTCCCCCGAGACGCCACagaagcccagaagcaagggacggcggcgcTGCTCACCTCGGCGtgcatcttcatggcaggg GCTCAgaaccagatgggtcagctggtcCTCCGAGCCGAGGCCATGAGTCGGGAGCTCGAAGccagcgagagggagaaggtctccctagacaacgagcgctccatcctcctcgagaaggtggagcacctggagtgCGAGCTAGCcctcgagcgccgagagtgcgaaCGGAAGCTCTCGGAGTTGAAGTCGCAAATGAGGGCACGCCTTCTGGAAGCCGAAGTccgaggggtcgagaagtatcgAGTCTCCGAGGCCTTCAAGGAGGAGATCACGAACGCCATCGCCCCAGGGTACACCATgggtgctaccgaggtccgagactgggtcctcgggCACTACCCTGGGGTTTCCTTTGCCGACAGCGGCCTCGTCTTtgaggacgacgatgtggaggcggtgccatcggccaccgaggttgccgacgccgACGGTGGAGGCGGCAGCGAGGAAGGTGAGATCCAGCTGCAAagggaagtccctccgacccctggtcgtgggggttcggaccaggaggcactccccgccgaagacgaggccgTGAACCCGACAGATGCTCCTTAA